Part of the Acidobacteriota bacterium genome, ACAGCGCCAGAGTGGGGATTCCCAGCGCTGCCGCCAGGTGCATGGGCCCCGAGTCATTGGTGATGAAGAGGTCGCAGCAGGCAATCATGGCGATCAGCTCCGAGAGGGTTGTCCGGCCCGACAGGACCAGCGGGCGCGCGGCCATGTGCCCGCAAATGGCCTCCGCGACGGGTCGCTCCTGCCGGGAGCCGAACAGGATCGCTTCGGCACCATGGGTGCGGATAAGCCGGTCCAGGACCTGGGCGAAACGGTCTCCCATCCAGCGCTTGGCCGAACCGAAGGCGGCGCCCGGGTGGACGCCGATCACCTTGCCCTGAAATCGAACACCCTCCTGTTCCAGGCGCTGCCTGGCAAGGGCGTGGTCCTCCGGCCGCAGCGGCAGAGCGGGCGCGGTCTTCTCATGGACCGGCGAGGGATCGTCCAGGGCCCTCTCCCGGCCCGCCAGCCGTTCCACCAGGTCGAGGTAATAGTAGGTCTGGTGCCGCGCCTTCAGTCTTGGATCGATCGAAACGGCATGGGTCAGGAGCCAGCCGCGTGCATCCCTTCGGTAACCCGCTCTCAGGGGAATGCCGGCCAGCCGGGTCAACAGGGCGGCCTCGAAGGCGTTCTGCAGCAGCAGGGCGGCATCGAAGCCGCCTCGGGCGAGCTTCCGAACCAACCGGAAGCGCCCTGCCGTCCCCGCATGCCGGTCATCGCGGTCGTACAGCCAGACGGTGTCCACCCAGGGACTGCCCTGGTAGATGTCGCTGACCCAGGGCAGCACCAGCAGGGTGATGTGTGCCCGGGGAAGAAGGCGCCGAACCTCTCGCAGCGCCGGGATCGCCATCACCGAGTCTCCCACCCAGTTGGTTCCACGAATCAGCAGCCTCCGGATGCGGTCGCCTTCCAGAAACGTTTTCACCTGGACTCCTCGGCTAACCTGCGCAGCAACATTTCCCGCAGGCCCTCTCCCACGAACTCGAACGATACCCTGGCGATCAGCACCCGAAGGACCGCTGGATGCAGGGAAGCGGGCGGCAGGTTTTCGGCGTCCTTTTCGGTAGTAATTGCCGTGTCCACCCGCAACTCCCGGCAGCGCTCGCCAATGGCGGTCAACTCCCGAACGGAGTAGCGATGGTGATCTCCAAAGGGAAGGGTTTGAGCCAGTTCCACCCCCTGTTGTTTCAAGCAGTCGAAGAACTGGTGCGGGTTGGCAAGCCCGGCGAAGGCCAGGGCTCGGCATCCTGAAAGCGGCGCCTCCACTCTTTCTTCCCGGGCTGTCCTGCGGGCAACCGGCTCGACGGTCTGAGTGGAGAGGAAGCAGGGCAGTTCCGGCTTGAAGCGCCGGAGCTCGCGGGTCAGCGGGTCGTAGTCCCGCCCGGGCCGGGTGCGGGTCAGAATGACCGCGTCGGCTCTGCGGAGAGCTTCCGGGGGTTCCCGAAGCTGCCCCGAGGGGGCCATTTGACCGCCTCCGAAGGGGTTGGTCACGTCCACCAGGACCAGGTCCAGGCAGCGGTGAAGTTGCCGGTGCTGGAAGCCGTCGTCCAGCAGGTGCAGGTCGGCCTCTTCCCGACTCTCTATCCAGCGCCCGGCCCTCGTCCGGTCCTTGTCTACGGTGACTAGTGCCGCGGGCAGGTTTCTGGCGAGGACCAGGGCTTCGTCACCGGCGAGGTCGGAGTCGGCCCGGGTGCGGCGCCCGTCGGAAACCGGCAGCGGTTCCCCCCGGTGGCGTCCCTTGTAACCTCGCAGCAACACCGACACCGAGTAGCCGGCACCCTGAAGCATTGTGCCCAGAGCAATGACGGCGGGAGTCTTGCCGGTGCCTCCCAGGGTCAGGTTGCCGACGCTGATCACCGGCCGCTGGAGGCGTTGGACCTTGAACCAGCCGGCGTCGTAACCTCGGTTGCGGAGGCGGACGACCTGCTCGTAGGCGGCGGAAACAAGCCGCAATGGCATCATCATTCTTCAGACAGAACACCGGCGACCCGATCCAGGATCCTGGCTC contains:
- the waaF gene encoding lipopolysaccharide heptosyltransferase II; this translates as MKTFLEGDRIRRLLIRGTNWVGDSVMAIPALREVRRLLPRAHITLLVLPWVSDIYQGSPWVDTVWLYDRDDRHAGTAGRFRLVRKLARGGFDAALLLQNAFEAALLTRLAGIPLRAGYRRDARGWLLTHAVSIDPRLKARHQTYYYLDLVERLAGRERALDDPSPVHEKTAPALPLRPEDHALARQRLEQEGVRFQGKVIGVHPGAAFGSAKRWMGDRFAQVLDRLIRTHGAEAILFGSRQERPVAEAICGHMAARPLVLSGRTTLSELIAMIACCDLFITNDSGPMHLAAALGIPTLALFGSTDQVATGPLGPTAVVLNKNVECSPCLLRECPIDHRCMTRITVEEVFQEAVRMLRAGG
- the lpxK gene encoding tetraacyldisaccharide 4'-kinase, coding for MPLRLVSAAYEQVVRLRNRGYDAGWFKVQRLQRPVISVGNLTLGGTGKTPAVIALGTMLQGAGYSVSVLLRGYKGRHRGEPLPVSDGRRTRADSDLAGDEALVLARNLPAALVTVDKDRTRAGRWIESREEADLHLLDDGFQHRQLHRCLDLVLVDVTNPFGGGQMAPSGQLREPPEALRRADAVILTRTRPGRDYDPLTRELRRFKPELPCFLSTQTVEPVARRTAREERVEAPLSGCRALAFAGLANPHQFFDCLKQQGVELAQTLPFGDHHRYSVRELTAIGERCRELRVDTAITTEKDAENLPPASLHPAVLRVLIARVSFEFVGEGLREMLLRRLAEESR